From Miscanthus floridulus cultivar M001 chromosome 15, ASM1932011v1, whole genome shotgun sequence, the proteins below share one genomic window:
- the LOC136508550 gene encoding LOW QUALITY PROTEIN: ubiquitin carboxyl-terminal hydrolase 8-like (The sequence of the model RefSeq protein was modified relative to this genomic sequence to represent the inferred CDS: deleted 1 base in 1 codon), with the protein MPAPPDPPPLPAPATDPDPTLSDPAEAAPLAASAAAADEEEDDRVFLVPLRWWKEAQEGSAIDAPGLPYAAAPAGPTSYGMRVLSMFLSDQTYTLRRADELLEQTAAAASARSYALLPADLFSKARDWYIDSAKSAGKNMSPAGDSVNIYPIMLRVSATRGTYTLTVKIGKKDNSTENFKRANKILTADSEPVHIWDFSGRTTYIVMTELNRSPHNSKSADQEMPLQIHIYDLSEPMVNGSDGKRDELALTLGGSSFSNGGTMNMDLDSSSGSSKQVGSGLTGLDNLGNTCFMNSAVQCLAHTSKLVDYFLGDFHKEINPHNPLGMKGELACAFGDLLRKLWAIDRTPVAPRQFKARLGRFAPQFSGFNQHDSQELLAFLLDGLHEDLNRVKCKPYSEAKDSDGRPDEEVADEYWGNHLARNDSIIVDICQGQYKSTLVCPICKKVSITFDPFMYLSLPLPTTTMRTMTITVFSTDGTSGPSPYTISVTKSGDTRTLINTLSNACSLRDDERLLVAEVYNNSLIRYLDEPSEVISLIRDGDRLVAYRLPKDNEDAPIVVFRNQRMESSLANFGRKSWKTFGTPLVSSLPDTVTGSTICNLFLKVMTPFRVSRDDVADADKTIGESSLVDETADSNMSSDASEPTTINNNSVEDETGTEDVMQFFLTNERFPDQRMKIEMDLSITVKDPHKRLYVAVCWEDNGLDQYDLSSLDSLPEVYKAVLFSRRPQDTCSLYACLEAFIKKEPLGPEDMWYCPGCKEHQQASKKLDLWRLPEILIIHLKRFSYSRYTKNKLETFVDFPIRDLDLSKYIGHRCQDVPHNYRLYAISNHYGSLGGGHYTAYVYHEGKKGWYDFDDRHVGPITEDSIKTSAAYVLFYRRIQEDSLDTGTDIDSDIPT; encoded by the exons ATGCCCGCGCCCCCGGACCCGCCGCCGCTCCCCGCGCCGGCAACGGACCCGGACCCG ACCCTGTCGGATCCCGCCGAGGCCGCGCCactcgccgcctccgccgccgccgccgatgaggaggaggatgaccGCGTCTTCCTAGTGCCCCTCAG GTGGTGGAAGGAGGCGCAGGAGGGATCGGCGATCGACGCGCCCGGGCTGCCCTACGCGGCCGCGCCGGCTGGACCCACCTCCTACGGCATGAGGGTGCTGAGCATGTTCCTCTCGGACCAGACGTACACGCTCCGCCGCGCGGACGAGCTCCTCGAgcagaccgccgccgccgcctccgccaggAGCTACGCGCTCCTCCCGGCCGACCTCTTCTCCAAGGCGCGGGACTG GTATATTGATTCTGCCAAGTCTGCAGGCAAAAACATGTCACCTGCTGGAGACTCAGTAAATATTTACCCCATAATGCTAAGAGTTTCAGCCACCAGAGGTACATATACACTAACAGTGAAGATTGGCAAAAAG GACAACTCAACTGAGAACTTTAAGAGAGCAAATAAGATTCTGACTGCAGACTCTGAGCCG GTTCACATATGGGATTTCTCTGGGCGAACAACATACATAGTTATGACTGAATTGAACCGGTCGCCCCATAACTCAAAATCTGCAGATCAGGAG ATGCCTCTACAAATACACATTTATGATTTGTCAGAACCTATGGTTAATGGTTCTGATGGGAAAAGAGACGAGTTAGCATTAACATTGGGTGGCTCAAGTTTTAGCAATGGTGGTACTATGAACATGGATCTGGATTCATCAAGTGGAAGCTCTAAGCAAGTTGGCTCTGGTCTAACAGGACTAGACAATCTGGGAAACACATGTTTCATGAACAGTGCAGTCCAGTGCTTGGCTCATACTTCAAAGCTGGTTGACTATTTCCTTGGTGATTTCCATAAAGAAATAAACCCACATAACCCACTGGGGATGAAG GGGGAACTCGCATGCGCATTTGGTGATTTATTGAGGAAGCTATGGGCTATTGATAGAACCCCCGTTGCACCTCGCCAATTCAAAGCTAGACTTGGACGCTTTGCTCCCCAATTCAGTGGCTTTAACCAACATGATTCACAG GAGCTTCTTGCTTTCCTATTGGATGGACTCCATGAAGATTTGAACCGTGTTAAATGTAAACCATATTCTGAAGCAAAGGATTCAGATGGCCGTCCGGATGAGGAGGTTGCAGATGAGTACTGGGGCAACCATTTAGCCCGAAATGATTCTATCATAGTTGATATCTGCCAG GGTCAGTACAAGTCAACATTAGTTTGCCCCATCTGCAAGAAAGTGTCTATAACATTTGACCCGTTTATGTATTTGTCTTTGCCCCTGCCTACAACAACAATGAGAACAATGACCATAACAGTCTTCAGCACTGATGGGACCAGTGGGCCATCTCCTTACACTATTAGTGTAACGAAATCTGGAGATACAAGGACCCTTATTAATACGTTAAGCAATGCTTGTTCGTTGAGAGACGATGAGCGCCTCCTAGTTGCTGAG GTCTACAACAATTCCCTTATTCGGTACTTGGACGAACCTTCTGAAGTCATCTCCTTGATCAGAGATGGAGATCGTTTGGTTGCATATCGGCTTCCTAAAGACAATGAAGATGCTCCTATTGTGGTGTTCAGAAACCAGCGTATGGA GTCGTCCCTTGCCAATTTTGGGCGGAAGTCATGGAAGACTTTTGGCACTCCACTTGTGTCAAGCCTTCCCGATACCGTAACTGGAAGTACTATTTGCAATCTTTTCTTAAAGGTTATGACTCCATTCAGAGTATCAAGAGATGATGTTGCCGATGCTGATAAAACAATTGGCGAAAGCAGTCTGGTTGATGAAACTGCAGATAGCAATATGAGTTCTGATGCCTCAGAGCCCACCACTATAAACAACAATTCTGTCGAGGATGAAACAGGGACTGAAGATGTGATGCAATTTTTCCTGACTAATGAGAGATTCCCAGACCAACGCATGAAGATAGAAATGGATCTATCCATTACGGTGAAAGATCCGCATAAGCGTCTGTATGTGGCTGTGTGTTGGGAGGACAATGGACTGGATCAATATGATCTTAGTTCTTTGGATTCTCTTCCAGAAGTTTACAAAGCGGTGCTATTTTCTAGGAGGCCACAGGACAcatgttctctatatgcatgtctGGAAGCTTTTATTAAGAAAGAACCATTAGGCCCAGAAGACATGTG GTACTGCCCAGGTTGTAAAGAGCATCAACAAGCTAGTAAGAAGTTAGACCTTTGGAGATTACCTGAAATCCTTATAATACACCTGAAAAGATTTTCGTACAGTCGGTACACCAAAAACAAGTTGGAGACCTTTGTGGACTTCCCAATTCGTGATCTTGACCTGTCAAAGTATATCGGTCACAGATGCCAAGATGTTCCTCACAATTATCGACTGTATGCTATTAGCAACCACTATGGAAGCTTGGGAGGTGGTCACTATACAGCTTATGTTTAT CATGAAGGCAAAAAAGGGTGGTATGATTTCGATGACCgtcatgtgggtcctataaccgAGGACAGTATAAAGACATCGGCGGCTTATGTTCTTTTTTACCGGCGGATACAGGAGGATAGCTTAGATACAGGTACAGACATAGATTCTGATATTCCAACTTGA
- the LOC136507769 gene encoding uncharacterized protein, whose translation MAVPNYTYLKLKMPGPSGIITIESTYEHAYDCDVECIEYAEALAEAETLIAHLDQLSGEASNSKHRAGAFEPAEAIKLVPVDPACLDDRALRISATLDIK comes from the coding sequence atggcagtccccaactatacctacctcaagctcaagatgccaggccccagtggTATCATCacaattgagtccacgtacgaacatgcatacgactgcgacgttgagtgcattgagtacgccgaggctcttgcggaggctgagaccctcatcgcccacctcgaccaacttagTGGCGAGGCGTCTAACTCCAAGCatcgcgcgggggcgttcgagcctgcggaagccatcaaactcgtcccggtcgaccccgcctgcctcgacgaccgagcgctgaggatcagcgccaccctcgacatcaaataa